A single region of the Chitinophaga niabensis genome encodes:
- a CDS encoding MauE/DoxX family redox-associated membrane protein produces the protein MKKRNKITEAISAIFIFLFVYTALSKIFTFNLFSKALKETPLIGGIATYIAFLLPAVELTVSLLLLIPRTRRLGLYSTFALMLVFTLYIGYMIIFTPQRPCTCGGVLEKMTWTQHLIFNIFFTILSFTAILMNPRK, from the coding sequence ATGAAAAAGAGGAATAAAATAACTGAAGCTATCTCAGCCATATTTATATTCCTGTTTGTCTATACAGCACTGAGCAAAATATTTACATTCAATCTTTTTTCAAAAGCATTAAAAGAGACACCATTAATAGGAGGCATAGCCACATACATCGCTTTTCTGCTGCCTGCTGTTGAATTAACCGTATCCCTGCTTTTATTGATCCCACGTACCAGGAGACTTGGTTTATACAGCACTTTTGCGCTGATGTTGGTTTTTACGCTCTACATAGGATATATGATCATATTCACACCTCAACGCCCTTGCACCTGCGGAGGTGTACTGGAAAAAATGACATGGACACAGCATCTGATCTTTAACATCTTCTTTACCATCCTCTCCTTCACCGCGATCTTAATGAATCCCCGCAAATAG
- a CDS encoding DoxX family protein yields the protein MKREKIIYWSLTCAISFFMLFSAYYSGTHAAEFAKMGFPEYFRIELTTAKIIGAMVLLFPQVPVKIKEWIYVAFSINLFSAFLAKLNTGYPVIGVIEPLTVLGLLIYFAWYLHKLELRKA from the coding sequence ATGAAAAGAGAAAAGATCATCTACTGGTCACTCACCTGCGCCATCAGCTTCTTTATGCTGTTCAGTGCTTATTATTCCGGCACCCATGCAGCAGAATTTGCGAAGATGGGATTCCCGGAATATTTCAGGATAGAGCTTACCACGGCTAAGATCATAGGGGCCATGGTGTTACTTTTTCCGCAGGTGCCGGTAAAAATAAAAGAATGGATCTATGTGGCTTTCAGCATTAACCTGTTCTCTGCATTCCTCGCAAAGCTGAATACAGGGTATCCTGTGATAGGGGTAATAGAACCCCTAACGGTGCTCGGGTTATTGATATATTTCGCCTGGTACCTGCATAAACTGGAACTCAGAAAGGCCTAA